The nucleotide sequence CATATTTTTCGCAAAAGTCCAGTTCTTCTTTTAAAGTGATCGTTTTCTCTTGATTCGTATTGTTTCGAAGCAAAGCGGAAAACGCATACACAACATCTGCTAATTCTTCACTTCCTTCGCTGATTGCATACATTCGGATATATTCTAATGTATTATATAAAAAGTGTGGATTGATCTGTGCTTGAAGCGCCCGCATATGTGCGTCTTGCTGTTTGATTTCTAATTTGTAGATGTCTTCTACAAACTGATTGATGCTATCCAACATTTCGTTGATACCGATTGAAAGTTCCTTCAGTTCATATTCCGTGTTTGTTATGTCGATCCGCGTCTCTAAATTCCCTGCTGCTGTTTGATCCATGGCCTGCATGACGATAGATACTTGCTGTGAATATCGTTTGAATGTTTTATAAAGAAAGATAAGCAGTATATTGTCTAAAATAATGATACCAATGATCAGCGGGGCAAGATTTTTTCCCGTTTCGATTTTTACACTTTTTTTATCTAGTACAGCTAATATACGATAATCATCAGACAGTTCTTGGTGTTGAACAAAATTGTTTTTTTCCAGATCGTCAATCGGCAATTGTGAATTTTTCTTCAGACTCTCTGTGATGATCATTTCTTGTCTTTCAAACGTTTCTTTAGCTATTTTATTATCATGGAATGTGTATAGTCGATTTGTCGTTCCAGAAATCATGTATAAAGAGAGTCCATTGAATGACGTTAGATTTTCTAAAATCATATCTAGTTCTTTCTTTTGAAAACCAATAAAAATACTTCCTGACTCAGCTCCTCCTTGTGTGATAGGCAACTTGATATAAAAGGCGTCTAGTAATTTTGGTGTCCCCTTTTTTATTTCCCCACCTTTGTTTTCTCTAGAAGATTCATAATACTCCGGTAGTTGATTCAACACGATATATATCGCACTTAGTTCTTCATAATTTGCGTAGAGATCTTT is from Enterococcus faecium and encodes:
- a CDS encoding sensor histidine kinase — its product is MNKFRILFSKGTLLNRLLRKYAVIMIGVTMTATVIFSIHTWEQNQKQAENMTSDAVQSTSRMLNDKTTLSRIIKNQLVGNSEKIENVTTYLTKPIDQYLMYVYEQQNSTDELVSFPNQIKDLYANYEELSAIYIVLNQLPEYYESSRENKGGEIKKGTPKLLDAFYIKLPITQGGAESGSIFIGFQKKELDMILENLTSFNGLSLYMISGTTNRLYTFHDNKIAKETFERQEMIITESLKKNSQLPIDDLEKNNFVQHQELSDDYRILAVLDKKSVKIETGKNLAPLIIGIIILDNILLIFLYKTFKRYSQQVSIVMQAMDQTAAGNLETRIDITNTEYELKELSIGINEMLDSINQFVEDIYKLEIKQQDAHMRALQAQINPHFLYNTLEYIRMYAISEGSEELADVVYAFSALLRNNTNQEKTITLKEELDFCEKYVYLYQMRYPNRVAYHFMIDPDLEKIEVPKFVIQPLVENYFKHGIDFTRFDNALSVKVLQEGKRVRIIIKDNGKGMTEKRLKQIEEKLSHPKVELHGSIGLQNVNERLRASFGSSYYMSLENNETGGLTVSITFKEG